CAGGAGCGCCTGCTGCCGTCGGGCACGCCGGATTACGAGGGCTTGCGGGCGGCGGGCGTCTGCCAGCCGGCCGATTTCGTCGGCGGGGATTACTACGATTTCATCCCCATCGACGACCGCCGGTTGGGCGTGGTGATCGCCGACGTCTCGGGCAAGGGATTGCGGGGCCTGATGATGATGCTGGTTCTACGCACCCTGCTGCGCGGCGCTGCGCCGCGCCATCAGAACGCCCTGCCCGCCCTCTGCGAGACCAACCGCCTGCTGACCGGCGAGCTGTCCGGCGGCAGCTTCATCACCTGCCTCTACCTGGTTTTCGACAACCTCAACCAGACCGTCGAGGTCGTCAACGCCGGCCACAACCCCCTGCTCGTCTTCCGCTACGCCGAGGAGAAGGTCGAGCCGCTCAAGAGCCGGGGCCGCCCTTTGGGCATTCTGCCGCCGGTGGACTTCGACGCCAAGTTGGAGCCGGTACGCCTGCGTCTGAGCCGGGGTGACTGCCTGTTGGTCTATACCGACGGGGTAACCGAGGCGATGAACGAGCGTCAGGAGATCTTCGGCCAGGAGCGCCTGGTGACGGTGTTCGAGGAGCACGCCCGTCTGGCTCCACCGGTACTGGTCGACAAGATCGCCCGGGAGGCTCACCGCTTCTCCGGTTCCAGCGACCAATTCGACGACCTGACCATCGTCGCCCTGCGTTCCGAGGGCCGGGTGTTCAAGTTCAGGGACCCCTCGCTGCTCGAGGAGGGCGCGGTCTCCCAGCACATCGACCGCGCCCTGAGCGAGAGCCGACCTTTCAATAAACGCCGTGACACCCGTTCCTGACAGCGAGATCGTCAGAGTGGTCGGCGGGGGGCTGGCCGGTTGCGAGGCCGCCTGGCAGTTGGCCCGCGGCGGATGTCGGGTCCGGCTGTACGAGATGCGTCCCGGCGTCTCCACCGGGGCCCACCGCGGCGCCGGCCTGGCCGAGCTGGTCTGCTCCAACTCCTTCAAGGGTCGCGCCCCGCACCAGGCCCGTGGTCTGCTCAAGGCCGAGGGCGTGACGCTGGGTTCCCTGCTGCTCGAGTTGGCCGCGGAGTGCAGCGTACCCGCCGGCGCCGCCCTGGCGGTGGATCGGGATCGCTTCTCCGCCGCCGTCGAGGCTGCTCTGAACGCCGAATCCGCGATCGAGATCGTCCGGCGGGAGGTCTGCGACTGGCCGGCCGCTCCGCTGCTCCTGGCGACGGGACCGCTGACCAGTCCGGCGCTCTCGGCCGTTCTGCGGCGGGAACTCGGCGGGCGGCGTTTGTTCTTCCATGACGCCACCGCCCCCGTCGTCACCGCCGCCAGCCTGGACCGGCGCACCGTTTTCGCCGCGGGTCGACACGGCCGGGACAGCGATTATCTCAACGTCGGACTGCGGCGGGAACAATACGAAGAGTTCCACCGGCGGCTGCTGAGTCTGCCCCGGGCCCCGATCCAGGGCGTCGACGCCCGGGCGGAAGCCGACGGTTTGTCCCTCTTCGAGGCCTGCCTGCCCCTGGAGGTACTGGCCGAGCGCTCCGCCGACGCCCTGCGCTTCGGTCCCCTACGGCCGGTGGGCTTGCGCCGTCCCGACACCGGGGAGAGTTACTACGCCGTTATCCAGCTGCGCGCCGAGGATCGAGCCGCGACGCGTTATAATCTGGTCGGCTGTCAAACCCGACTGACACCGCCGGCCCAGCGGGAGCTCTTCCGCTCCCTGCCCGGTCTCGAAGGCGTCGAGTTCGTTCGCTACGGCC
This genomic stretch from Candidatus Coatesbacteria bacterium harbors:
- a CDS encoding SpoIIE family protein phosphatase; amino-acid sequence: QERLLPSGTPDYEGLRAAGVCQPADFVGGDYYDFIPIDDRRLGVVIADVSGKGLRGLMMMLVLRTLLRGAAPRHQNALPALCETNRLLTGELSGGSFITCLYLVFDNLNQTVEVVNAGHNPLLVFRYAEEKVEPLKSRGRPLGILPPVDFDAKLEPVRLRLSRGDCLLVYTDGVTEAMNERQEIFGQERLVTVFEEHARLAPPVLVDKIAREAHRFSGSSDQFDDLTIVALRSEGRVFKFRDPSLLEEGAVSQHIDRALSESRPFNKRRDTRS
- a CDS encoding methylenetetrahydrofolate--tRNA-(uracil(54)-C(5))-methyltransferase (FADH(2)-oxidizing) TrmFO, yielding MTPVPDSEIVRVVGGGLAGCEAAWQLARGGCRVRLYEMRPGVSTGAHRGAGLAELVCSNSFKGRAPHQARGLLKAEGVTLGSLLLELAAECSVPAGAALAVDRDRFSAAVEAALNAESAIEIVRREVCDWPAAPLLLATGPLTSPALSAVLRRELGGRRLFFHDATAPVVTAASLDRRTVFAAGRHGRDSDYLNVGLRREQYEEFHRRLLSLPRAPIQGVDARAEADGLSLFEACLPLEVLAERSADALRFGPLRPVGLRRPDTGESYYAVIQLRAEDRAATRYNLVGCQTRLTPPAQRELFRSLPGLEGVEFVRYGRMHRNSYLDGPRLLKPTLELFDRPGCFVAGQLSGSEGYGEAVLTGLLAGRNLARRLRGLPPLEPPATTMLGALVRTLSGRGLRPSTVPAPVNANFGLLPPTTARTRGRRGRRLGRAQRALAACRVFAWRLATAY